The Narcine bancroftii isolate sNarBan1 unplaced genomic scaffold, sNarBan1.hap1 Scaffold_56, whole genome shotgun sequence genome has a segment encoding these proteins:
- the LOC138750993 gene encoding microtubule-actin cross-linking factor 1-like: MNGWCNSSSPSDGREAEDIVESLKTFQQMYNLAEHHQKLSRKEQELVLATEAAQTFLEQNVQDPLRDEEVALQEILNVLMEEYESALSSADSQLNVIEDLHLELQKFRKDHDEFETFMSHLEKELTKIKAGEFDSTSLTFKLKKQQFLFKDLQFHKGDLRHLRRSWKSVIDAAFHFEIRNAIESYKIQIDPDAISQHVEETVESADARFNTLRSECIGLGTRLGKKLFEQWQEKADELRLWLERIETERRMVQLEAISNPEILQQELENVMVLQGEISEHEDGVEKLQEAAKCLLSLSIDVVPNVLQLRKTTATIEQRFQLLREETSEQKRTLERRNVQVEDLEDS, from the exons gAACATCACCAAAAGTTGTCCCGGAAAGAGCAAGAGTTGGTTTTGGCCACAGAGGCAGCTCAGACTTTCCTGGAACAAAATGTCCAGGACCCTTTGCGAGACGAGGAAGTTGCACTGCAGGAGATCTTGAATGTCTTGATGGAGGAGTACGAATCCGCTTTATCAAgtgcagattctcaattaaacgtGATTGAGGATCTGCATCTAGAATTGCAGAAGTTCCGAAAAG ATCACGATGAATTTGAAACATTCATGAGTCATTTGGAGAAGGAACTAACAAAGATTAAAGCTGGGGAATTTGACTCCACGTCATTGACATTCAAACTTAAGAAGCAGCAATTCCTCTTCAAAGATCTTCAATTTCACAAAGGGGATCTAAGACACCTCAGACGATCTTGGAAAAGTGTCATCGATGCTGCCTTTCACTTTGAAATCAGGAATGCAATTGAAAGCTACAAGATCCAAATTGATCCTGATGCCATAAGCCAACATGTGGAGGAGACGGTTGAGAGCGCCGATGCTCGCTTCAACACACTTCGATCAGAA TGCATTGGACTTGGAACCCGTCTTGGCAAAAAGTTGTTTGAACAATGGCAAGAGAAGGCAGATGAGCTGCGTTTGTGGCTAGAGAGAATTGAAACAGAAAGACGAATGGTTCAGCTGGAGGCCATCTCTAATCCAGAAATCTTGCAGCAAGAACTTGAAAATGTCATG gtccttcagggagAAATTTCTGAACATGAAGATGGTGTCGAAAAGTTACAGGAGGCAGCAAAGTGCCTGCTGTCCTTGAGCATTGACGTTGTTCCAAATGTACTCCAGCTTCGAAAGACCACAG CTACCATCGAACAGAGATTCCAGCTTTTGCGTGAGGAAACATCAGAGCAGAAGAGGACATTGGAACGGAGAAATGTCCAAGTGGAAGATCTCGAAG attcgtga